A stretch of DNA from Juglans microcarpa x Juglans regia isolate MS1-56 chromosome 5D, Jm3101_v1.0, whole genome shotgun sequence:
ACCAAAGATTCTTCATCGTTTTTCGAATTGAGGACTCTCTTATATCCTTGAAGAAGTACAGCCTTATCACCCTCAGAGGCCGTGGCACCACCCTTGATCATTAATTCATCCACAGAGTCCTGAAAATATTCGCTCTCAAAACCTGCACTAAAACAtcaattaatttctaattagTACGTGACAAACATTCCAAATTAAGATCGATGATCAATATATGAGTACTAGTGATCAgacatacaaataaaatgaaagcaaATTAAAGTAGGTAGACATTGAATCACCATGCATTaatggtacgtacgtaccttgTAGATAGTTTGCAAGATTTTCTAAATTGGAAGCAATTAACTTGTGAAGATCTTCGCCAGCCCATACCGGACAAACAAATATGGATATGATTATGCAGAATGCTCCTCCAATTACAATTGTTGAGAGTCTTTGATGGGCCATCTGAAAGAGTTGTTCAATTCGATATCCCGACACTGATACCAAGCTGAATgtcaatataaaaattaagaccCCATAGTCATATCTTGCCTTTATACGTGGAATGAACCGTATGAATGATGATGCTGTAGCTGTACATGCATACGATACAAGACTAATTGCATCAGTACTAATTAAACCACATAAATTTGCTTTTATGTACTTAATTTTCTTGGTTGAGTACAGAATATATGGAAGAAAGGAGGACTTGGAATTATTACCaggaataaatttatttatatgcgaagaaatcaaatatatatatgaacccaAACTTTCTGCTTTAGCCCCTTTTGGCAATATTCCTAATAAGTTATATGCAGTACTTAATATATGATGATAAGTATAGTACTTAGTAAGAAAACAAGCATCCCAAGGGCAAAAGGCGCTCCTTTCTCGCCGAAGAGACGTGCTGTGTGTTGAGCTCCAACCCCCAGAGTACCCGCAAGTAATGTTGCAAAACCTCTATTTAAACTTTTGCTCAGAGATGCACCTGATCAACAGAAGAAATATGATCTATAACTAATTAGtttaacatgcatgcatgctagctacAAATCTTAAGAAGACTGAAATACATTTTTGATAATCTGAAATTTGGCTTTGGTTCGATTTTTCTTCCTGGAAATTTATAAGAACTTCATTCCATCAATGCAGGTAAAGTTAGTTGCTCACGTGACTGCTAAAAGAAGGTTAATTAGGTTGGCACGATAATTATCCAACTTCCAAAAAAGGAAAGTGTTTCTGCATTATTTTTAACAACATGCATGATTAATgttccgttttttttttttttttttttttgggggggggggggtgtgaaTAAATTAAGTTGTTCAAAAGCTTACCAACACTGAATTCGAAGACTACTACCACTGTTAGCACAGCCCAAATTCCTGAAGCCCCAAAACCATTGTAGAGAGGTTTCCAATAGTAAAACAAGGACACCAATGTGAGAGCTAATCCCACTTTTAGGGAGTGGGTGACTCTTCTTGGGTCTTCCTGTCCGACCTCCTTTGTGCTCTTTGCAACCTTGACAGCCTTATTCATGGCTTTCCCAGACAAGGCCTTAAGCCAGCTCCAACCACAGGTGAAAAGCCCAGCCTTCTGTCGAGTTTCTGCCTCAATCTCCATGGCTAAAGAGTGGTGGAAATTAAAGCTACTTGGCATTAGGGTAGCGAGGGTGGAGTGAAACTCGATGCTCGGAGAAAAATGCCTCTTGGTGGTGTCTCACCTTGTGACTGaatatttataagaagaaaACCTGGGTGCAGGTCAACAATATTCAATTACACACATGTTGGTACTTGTCTTTGTAGAACGAGGGGACAGAAACCTTTTGAGGAAGGAGTTGCGACCGAAGAATTGGCTGACTAGGGTTTAATTTACTTGGGATATGAGGTTATTATTTTCCACGAGTACAAACGGAAGCCCGGTACAATTCATGACAAAGTTTAGAACAAAATGTATTAAAGAACCAATTAGTTCAGCCCACTACCCGGAGGGAGGAGGAGCTGTTCAGCGTTAGCTTTTAGTCTTTTAGATAATGAAAAGTTATATACAAAATCTTCACATCATAtattacacataatttttttattttttatttttttattaaatatatagtatatagataatgagtagaagaaattaattaatttatgaagaatgaaattaaaaataataaaataataaaaataagtatgataTGTGATGTGTAAGATtgatgaataacaaaactcaaaaaatattaccgAAGCCATTAGCTTTTTAACTTTGGCGTCATGCATGTATAAAGTATAAACACAATGAAGCCTTGCTAATTATCCAGGTCTAGCATTATCAAAATTGCCGAGATAGGAAATCGATGCAAGTCCATCATGAGATGCACTGTTGTATCCCACTGTTCACGAGCTTGACGAAAAACAAGTCAGcctacaaaatttttttaatctaattaaatAAAGTTTATGGATCATCCTCCAAACTAGACTGAACTTGGGACTTTTCATTAACCCTTGAAAGACGTAAAACTAAatgataattaagaaagtaaaaaaggGAATAATGAAGCCATGATAattaagaaaggaaacaaacaaacaacgCCTATTAGTCTAGCTAAGCCAactgcataaaaaaataaattaaccaGTTAAACACATTAAAGACGTCGACGATCTTTAAcgtgaaatcatcacttattttaaaatttaaaattaatataaattaagagataaatttaattatttattttatattcttaatttttacttatagaTCAAACTCTTCCTTAACGAGTAGACTCGACAcgtcatatataaaatatttaattaaataaaatagaatatagagttagaatt
This window harbors:
- the LOC121266079 gene encoding aluminum-activated malate transporter 8-like, which gives rise to MEIEAETRQKAGLFTCGWSWLKALSGKAMNKAVKVAKSTKEVGQEDPRRVTHSLKVGLALTLVSLFYYWKPLYNGFGASGIWAVLTVVVVFEFSVGASLSKSLNRGFATLLAGTLGVGAQHTARLFGEKGAPFALGMLVFLLTTASSFIRFIPRIKARYDYGVLIFILTFSLVSVSGYRIEQLFQMAHQRLSTIVIGGAFCIIISIFVCPVWAGEDLHKLIASNLENLANYLQGFESEYFQDSVDELMIKGGATASEGDKAVLLQGYKRVLNSKNDEESLANFARWEPGHGLFPFRHPWKQYLKIGALARQCAYHIEALNGYMIANYSDIQVPLEFRHKIQESTIKMSSESSKALQALATSIKTMTDPSVANFHVEISKTAINELEIALKADSVVLENVNLLAIIPIASVTSILIEITRCVEKICESVHELSCLAHFKSVEPSVAPEKLQLHHRGSIKPLSDGDRSIDHLTITVSTTSNMNICPMENEISQVPKVGGNQRLNLGV